Proteins co-encoded in one Gracilimonas sediminicola genomic window:
- a CDS encoding methyltransferase domain-containing protein, which yields MMEITEENDISRIARSFGNAAEAYHQEAEIQKKVADGLISSLLPWRELLPSGPILEVGCGTGFLTRQLIEHFPDKEFLITDASPKMVEFCKSELEKEGLISDKIQFQVLDADEFDEGDTNYAMVVSNFAPHWFKDTSVSLENLSQSIQPGGLLLCSFPGNHSFEQWYEHCLELGLPYTSNPLPDVEEVVVKLSMGPMQIDYYENDLFQEFESSIDFFRHLKRIGASENVKGNALTSKQFRLLVDHWDQKCNNKLKIKWHVVYLAAKKDYA from the coding sequence ATGATGGAAATTACAGAAGAAAACGACATCAGCCGAATAGCCCGTAGTTTTGGTAATGCTGCAGAAGCCTATCATCAGGAAGCAGAAATTCAAAAGAAGGTAGCCGATGGACTAATATCATCGCTATTGCCCTGGAGGGAGCTTTTACCGTCCGGGCCTATTCTTGAAGTGGGTTGCGGTACAGGTTTTCTGACTCGTCAGCTCATAGAGCATTTCCCGGATAAAGAGTTTTTGATTACCGATGCCTCACCTAAAATGGTGGAGTTCTGCAAATCTGAATTGGAAAAAGAGGGACTAATTTCTGATAAGATTCAGTTTCAGGTGTTAGATGCCGATGAGTTTGATGAGGGAGATACTAACTATGCCATGGTTGTCAGTAATTTTGCCCCTCATTGGTTTAAGGATACATCCGTATCGCTGGAAAATCTGTCCCAATCTATACAGCCGGGCGGATTGCTGCTATGTTCTTTTCCCGGTAATCATTCCTTTGAACAATGGTACGAACACTGCCTGGAGCTTGGGCTTCCTTACACGTCCAATCCTTTACCCGATGTGGAAGAAGTGGTGGTTAAGTTGTCGATGGGTCCAATGCAAATTGATTACTATGAGAATGATCTTTTCCAGGAATTTGAATCATCTATTGATTTCTTTCGTCATTTAAAACGAATAGGTGCTTCTGAAAATGTGAAGGGAAACGCTCTGACGTCAAAACAATTCCGGCTGCTGGTAGATCACTGGGATCAAAAATGCAACAACAAGCTTAAGATCAAATGGCATGTGGTTTATCTGGCCGCTAAAAAAGATTATGCCTGA
- a CDS encoding phosphoribosylanthranilate isomerase has translation MTAQNHRTRIKICGITNLEDARFAAGALVDYLGFIFYENSPRYIEPGEAGAVINWLEGPEKVGVFVNQPLDDVNRIAKETGLDYVQLHGDESVEYCELVEKPIIKVIHIQQETVPYLLKHQIDQYSEVADFLLFDTKIDGLWGGTGKSFDWDMLNEADIDIPFFLSGGLNAENIHEAINTVQPYAVDISSSLEQKPGLKDFEKIEAFMDQMRALEAN, from the coding sequence ATGACTGCACAGAACCACAGAACAAGAATTAAGATTTGCGGAATAACGAACCTTGAAGACGCACGGTTTGCAGCCGGAGCTTTGGTGGATTACCTGGGTTTTATCTTTTATGAAAACAGTCCCCGGTATATTGAACCCGGAGAAGCCGGAGCTGTCATTAATTGGCTGGAAGGCCCTGAGAAAGTCGGTGTTTTCGTAAATCAGCCTTTAGATGACGTTAACCGAATAGCCAAAGAAACCGGGCTGGATTATGTTCAGCTTCATGGAGATGAATCGGTTGAGTACTGTGAACTGGTGGAAAAGCCCATCATAAAAGTGATTCATATTCAGCAGGAAACGGTTCCTTATTTACTGAAACATCAAATAGATCAGTATTCTGAAGTGGCCGACTTTCTTCTTTTTGATACAAAAATTGATGGACTTTGGGGCGGAACCGGGAAATCATTTGACTGGGATATGCTGAATGAAGCTGATATCGATATACCGTTTTTCCTCTCCGGTGGATTGAATGCAGAAAATATTCATGAAGCAATCAATACGGTTCAGCCTTATGCTGTGGATATATCAAGCAGCCTGGAGCAGAAACCAGGACTTAAAGATTTTGAAAAAATTGAAGCCTTCATGGATCAAATGAGAGCTTTGGAAGCAAATTAA
- a CDS encoding DUF4837 family protein, which produces MRLTLGSIIVSAVALLFVSCDGDYRPLAEGNTREVVVVMDSTKWESQTAEAIRDVFGKWVLTVPNGEPYYDLQFTQIRSQSHLDRLKSKKNVIFAAPIDEDSNTGRQIRGFLDESVEQRVKEGESFAFPVEDQWYRDQYVLILSSSSDSLLAQKIRNTENSLLSNMLQKELQRWEYFVYEKKEQTQLSDSLWQNRGFKVRFQHDYIKNIDTLNFISYRRFLPQNDRWMWIWYKDNVDDISFLDDEWIINTRDSLSQEYIKGARDSMYVQTYTNRPEIRPIITESFQKGRLLAYETRGTWYMVNGLMGGPFVNFTYYDPDTNRLFMIDYNQFAPSVRKKLPFVRQFRAMGRTFESDSTWTPSAEDPAS; this is translated from the coding sequence ATGCGATTAACATTAGGTTCTATAATTGTTTCAGCCGTTGCTCTTCTTTTTGTCTCCTGTGATGGAGATTACCGCCCTTTGGCTGAAGGAAATACCCGCGAAGTAGTTGTGGTTATGGATTCCACCAAATGGGAAAGCCAAACAGCCGAAGCCATCAGAGATGTATTTGGAAAGTGGGTGTTAACCGTTCCAAACGGAGAACCGTATTATGACCTTCAGTTTACACAAATCCGCTCTCAATCGCATTTAGACCGCCTTAAGAGCAAAAAGAACGTAATTTTTGCCGCTCCCATTGATGAGGATTCCAACACCGGCCGGCAAATTCGCGGCTTCCTGGACGAGTCGGTTGAACAGCGAGTCAAGGAAGGTGAAAGTTTCGCATTCCCGGTGGAAGATCAATGGTACAGGGATCAATATGTGTTGATTTTAAGTTCGTCTTCCGATTCACTTTTAGCTCAAAAAATCAGAAATACAGAAAACTCATTGCTCAGTAACATGCTTCAAAAAGAGCTTCAGCGCTGGGAGTATTTTGTGTACGAAAAGAAAGAACAAACACAGCTTTCAGATTCGTTATGGCAAAACCGAGGTTTTAAAGTTCGGTTCCAGCACGATTATATCAAGAATATAGACACCCTTAATTTCATCAGTTACCGTCGTTTCCTTCCACAAAACGACCGCTGGATGTGGATTTGGTATAAAGACAACGTTGATGATATTTCATTCCTGGATGACGAATGGATTATCAATACCCGTGACTCCCTTTCTCAGGAGTATATCAAAGGCGCTCGTGACTCTATGTATGTCCAGACCTATACGAACCGTCCTGAAATACGCCCCATTATTACCGAAAGCTTTCAGAAAGGCCGGCTACTTGCCTACGAAACCCGTGGTACCTGGTACATGGTAAACGGACTGATGGGTGGACCCTTTGTGAATTTCACTTATTATGATCCCGATACCAATCGCTTGTTCATGATCGATTACAACCAATTTGCACCCAGTGTAAGAAAGAAACTCCCGTTCGTACGCCAGTTCAGGGCTATGGGGCGGACGTTTGAATCTGACTCTACCTGGACGCCATCAGCAGAAGATCCGGCATCCTGA
- the trpC gene encoding indole-3-glycerol phosphate synthase TrpC, whose amino-acid sequence MSNILDQIVEKTAEDLAKRRRKVSFNDFNSFQGFEKESISFKGALRDNESVSIISEVKKASPSKGIIRPDFDPVDIALRYEEGGASAISVLTDQPFFKGDLKYLEAISNRVKLPLLRKDFIIDPYQMKEAKAYGADAALIIVAITEGSQLNELLHAAREFELDALVECYDQEDFNRINFELVDILGVNNRDLKNFEVDVHRGIGILQQAPEGTVLVSESGLSSGKDLALLQKEGIHSALIGEYFMRQDDPGQAIKDLIEQTEEEFERLQKEKEDVEHG is encoded by the coding sequence ATGAGCAACATTCTTGATCAAATAGTTGAAAAGACGGCCGAAGATTTAGCCAAACGAAGGAGGAAGGTTTCGTTTAACGACTTCAATTCCTTTCAGGGTTTCGAGAAGGAGAGCATTTCCTTCAAAGGCGCACTGAGAGACAACGAGTCTGTTTCTATCATTTCAGAAGTAAAAAAAGCCTCTCCATCTAAAGGAATTATCCGCCCCGATTTTGATCCGGTTGACATCGCACTACGCTACGAAGAGGGAGGGGCATCAGCTATTTCCGTTTTGACCGACCAGCCTTTTTTTAAGGGCGATTTGAAATACCTGGAGGCGATATCAAATAGAGTTAAGCTTCCATTATTGAGAAAAGACTTCATCATTGATCCCTATCAGATGAAAGAGGCGAAAGCATACGGAGCAGATGCAGCCTTAATAATAGTTGCCATTACAGAAGGATCTCAACTGAATGAACTATTGCATGCTGCCCGGGAATTTGAATTGGATGCCTTGGTTGAATGTTATGATCAGGAAGACTTCAATCGAATTAATTTCGAATTGGTTGATATACTGGGCGTAAACAATCGTGATCTTAAGAATTTTGAGGTGGATGTGCATCGTGGCATCGGAATTCTTCAACAAGCACCGGAAGGAACGGTGTTGGTTTCCGAAAGCGGGTTATCATCCGGAAAAGATCTGGCTTTATTGCAAAAAGAAGGAATCCATTCTGCTCTGATAGGTGAGTATTTTATGAGACAAGACGACCCCGGTCAGGCTATAAAAGATTTAATTGAACAGACCGAAGAAGAATTTGAACGTTTACAAAAAGAAAAAGAAGATGTAGAACATGGATGA
- the trpA gene encoding tryptophan synthase subunit alpha, giving the protein MNRIQNTFTEKGNDSKLMSLFLTAGFPDLDATVDLILGFEKNGADIIELGMPFSDPLADGPTIQYSSDVAIQNGITMEKIFGMVKEVRKQSEIPIILMGYMNPVLRYGVEKFCARAEEAGVDGLIIPDIPIEEGGIIEQHAKNSKLSLIYLVAPNTSDERMKQADEKSQGFVYCVSVTGVTGAREGEEVSKSVNRFIERVKTNITHNPVMVGFGIKSHEDAVDIASNADGFIVGSALIDTIKKNYPNEGWQSALFSFVHSLKFGN; this is encoded by the coding sequence ATGAACCGAATTCAAAATACATTTACAGAAAAGGGAAACGACTCAAAGCTGATGAGTCTTTTTCTAACCGCCGGCTTTCCTGATTTAGACGCTACCGTTGACCTCATCCTTGGCTTCGAAAAAAACGGAGCCGATATCATCGAGCTTGGTATGCCGTTCAGTGATCCTTTAGCGGATGGGCCTACAATTCAGTATTCCAGCGATGTAGCTATTCAGAATGGTATTACCATGGAGAAAATCTTCGGAATGGTGAAGGAAGTCCGTAAACAATCGGAAATCCCCATAATTTTGATGGGATATATGAACCCGGTACTGCGTTATGGAGTTGAGAAGTTCTGCGCCAGAGCCGAAGAAGCGGGCGTTGACGGACTGATTATTCCGGATATCCCCATTGAAGAAGGCGGGATTATTGAGCAGCATGCCAAAAATTCGAAGCTGTCTCTGATCTATCTCGTTGCACCAAACACCAGCGATGAGCGGATGAAGCAAGCCGATGAAAAGTCACAGGGATTTGTATATTGCGTTTCCGTTACCGGGGTAACCGGTGCCAGAGAAGGTGAGGAAGTGTCAAAATCTGTGAATCGGTTTATAGAACGGGTAAAAACCAATATCACTCATAACCCGGTGATGGTGGGTTTTGGCATCAAATCTCATGAGGATGCGGTTGATATCGCATCAAATGCCGATGGTTTTATTGTTGGTAGTGCCTTAATTGATACCATCAAGAAAAACTACCCGAATGAAGGATGGCAATCAGCGTTGTTTTCTTTCGTTCACTCACTGAAATTTGGAAATTAA
- the trpB gene encoding tryptophan synthase subunit beta has translation MSTKTKTKKYTFPDERGYYGKFGGKFVPEILIPAIQELEAEFQKAKNDETFQKEFKSLLDEYVGRPTKLTFANRLTEHYGKGKIYLKREDLCHTGAHKINNAIGQVLLARRMGKKRIIAETGAGQHGVATATACAKFGLDCVVYMGEEDMVRQKLNVDRMTLLGAEVRGVSSGSKTLKDATNEAIRDWVTNVDTTFYIIGSVVGPHPYPMMVRYFHEVIGRETKNQVHEYEGRNPDHLVACVGGGSNAIGFFYPFIDDEDVNIIGIEAAGFGVDSGQTAATMSKGTPGILHGSLSYLLQSEEGQIELAHSISAGLDYPGVGPEHAHLKDLGRVNYHAVTDDEAMDAVKLLSKTEGIIPALETAHAFAWLEKLMPETSKDDIIILNCSGRGDKDMGTISEFIREKEN, from the coding sequence ATGAGCACAAAAACTAAGACAAAGAAATATACCTTTCCCGATGAACGTGGGTATTACGGCAAATTTGGCGGTAAATTTGTGCCGGAAATTCTAATCCCTGCCATTCAGGAGCTGGAAGCGGAATTCCAAAAGGCTAAAAACGACGAGACTTTTCAAAAAGAATTCAAATCGTTATTGGATGAATATGTCGGACGGCCTACCAAGTTAACCTTTGCGAATCGCTTAACCGAACATTACGGTAAGGGCAAAATCTATCTGAAACGAGAGGATCTGTGTCATACCGGTGCACATAAAATTAACAATGCGATTGGACAGGTTTTATTGGCCCGACGAATGGGTAAAAAGCGAATCATAGCTGAGACAGGTGCCGGTCAGCATGGAGTGGCTACGGCCACGGCCTGTGCGAAATTTGGACTCGATTGTGTGGTGTACATGGGAGAGGAAGACATGGTTCGCCAGAAATTGAATGTAGATCGTATGACCCTGCTCGGTGCAGAAGTAAGAGGGGTAAGCAGTGGTTCAAAAACCCTGAAAGATGCTACCAATGAAGCCATCCGTGATTGGGTAACCAATGTAGATACCACATTTTATATCATAGGGTCGGTAGTTGGCCCTCATCCTTACCCCATGATGGTACGCTATTTTCATGAGGTTATCGGACGGGAAACCAAGAATCAGGTTCATGAATATGAAGGGCGAAATCCGGACCACCTGGTTGCCTGCGTAGGCGGCGGGTCGAACGCCATTGGCTTCTTCTATCCATTTATTGATGACGAGGATGTGAACATTATAGGAATAGAAGCGGCCGGTTTCGGTGTTGACTCCGGACAGACTGCGGCAACCATGAGTAAAGGAACCCCGGGCATATTACATGGTTCGCTGAGCTACTTACTACAAAGTGAGGAGGGCCAGATTGAGCTGGCTCATTCTATCAGTGCCGGTCTGGATTACCCGGGTGTAGGGCCTGAACATGCGCATTTAAAAGATCTGGGAAGGGTGAACTATCATGCTGTTACGGACGATGAAGCCATGGATGCCGTGAAATTGCTTTCGAAAACCGAAGGAATTATCCCGGCTCTGGAAACCGCTCACGCTTTTGCATGGCTGGAAAAGCTAATGCCGGAAACATCGAAAGACGATATTATAATTTTGAATTGCTCCGGCCGCGGCGATAAAGACATGGGCACGATTTCGGAGTTCATCCGCGAGAAGGAAAATTGA